A region from the Paenibacillus humicola genome encodes:
- a CDS encoding spore germination protein, translating to MKRFGKGLYKKSDTIPEFHLNNDDYGNSSLSNDIGQNEDLLKNIFQNCSDIVYRKIVVAGKLQWLVIYIENLVDEQLVDDHVLKPLIAKGTDQHELPVDEVEVLDDRTISVGVSHTTSEVVEIVRNVLNGHAAVLENGDNKAMTVMVNGFAKRSLEEPSSESVIRGPRDGFIENISTNISLIRRRLKTSKLKMESFTVGEVSQTQVIMTYMKGIATDSLVDEVRERINKIQIDGILESNYIEEFIEDFPFSPFPQVQSTERPDVVAAELLEGKVALITDTSPFALIVPMTFWAGMQASEDFYMRWPIATFVRWIRFIFIIIAVFAPPLYVAVTTFHQEMIPTNLVLSIISAREPVPFPAVIEALLMEITFEALREAGIRLPRQIGQAISIVGALVIGQAAVQAGIISAPVVIIVSITGIAAFTIPRYSFANGIRLLRFPMLFLAGTLGLYGIGLGALGILVHIMTLRSFGVPYFTPVVPLTFKELMDTLIRAPIWAKTRRPPSTGSNNPIRALQGQKPSPPENS from the coding sequence GTGAAAAGGTTTGGTAAAGGGTTGTACAAGAAATCGGATACAATACCTGAATTTCATCTGAATAATGACGATTACGGCAACAGCAGTCTTTCTAACGACATCGGACAAAATGAGGACTTATTAAAAAACATCTTTCAAAACTGTTCGGATATCGTATACCGCAAAATTGTCGTGGCCGGGAAGCTTCAATGGCTTGTGATTTACATTGAAAATTTGGTGGATGAGCAGCTGGTCGACGACCATGTCCTTAAACCGTTGATAGCGAAAGGTACAGATCAACATGAGCTGCCCGTTGACGAAGTAGAAGTATTGGATGATCGAACGATCTCTGTCGGAGTGAGTCATACGACCTCGGAAGTCGTTGAAATCGTTCGAAATGTGCTGAATGGTCATGCCGCCGTTTTAGAAAATGGGGATAACAAGGCGATGACCGTTATGGTTAACGGTTTCGCAAAACGGAGCTTGGAGGAGCCCTCCTCCGAATCCGTCATTCGAGGTCCCAGGGACGGATTTATTGAAAATATCTCAACGAATATAAGTTTAATACGCCGAAGGCTGAAAACCTCCAAGCTCAAAATGGAATCCTTTACGGTTGGAGAAGTGTCTCAAACCCAAGTCATCATGACCTATATGAAAGGCATTGCTACAGATTCTTTAGTCGATGAAGTTCGAGAGAGGATCAACAAAATTCAAATCGATGGGATTCTCGAATCCAATTATATCGAGGAATTTATTGAGGATTTTCCGTTCTCCCCCTTTCCGCAAGTACAAAGCACGGAGCGTCCGGATGTCGTAGCCGCAGAATTGTTGGAAGGTAAAGTAGCCCTGATCACCGACACTTCCCCCTTCGCGCTGATCGTTCCGATGACATTTTGGGCGGGGATGCAGGCGAGCGAGGATTTCTATATGCGTTGGCCCATCGCAACTTTTGTTCGGTGGATTCGGTTTATTTTCATCATCATAGCGGTATTTGCTCCTCCCCTGTATGTTGCCGTTACGACCTTTCATCAGGAAATGATTCCGACGAATCTGGTCTTGAGTATCATCTCTGCCAGGGAACCGGTTCCCTTTCCGGCCGTTATCGAAGCCTTATTAATGGAAATTACATTTGAAGCGCTGCGGGAAGCGGGAATTCGTTTGCCAAGACAAATCGGACAAGCGATAAGCATTGTAGGGGCGCTCGTTATCGGCCAGGCGGCTGTGCAGGCGGGAATTATCTCGGCTCCGGTCGTCATTATCGTATCGATCACCGGAATTGCGGCGTTCACGATCCCAAGGTATAGTTTTGCAAACGGAATCCGGCTGCTGCGCTTTCCCATGTTATTCTTGGCAGGCACTCTGGGTCTGTATGGGATCGGACTAGGGGCCTTGGGCATCTTGGTGCATATCATGACCCTTCGCTCTTTCGGTGTCCCTTATTTTACGCCAGTTGTCCCGTTAACGTTTAAAGAACTGATGGATACATTGATTCGCGCGCCTATTTGGGCCAAAACCCGACGTCCTCCAAGCACAGGCTCCAACAATCCGATTCGTGCACTGCAAGGCCAGAAACCAAGTCCGCCCGAAAACAGCTAG
- a CDS encoding extracellular solute-binding protein, which produces MRKSYWASVLLALSVLASACSQTPANTPGSSEVKETNGQGAAAENGKQEKPLVLKGMANLYQQAPAKDSDFWKSMEKEFNVDYSVDWVPADNYQQKLDLVLASGDLPDIMQVTSITAPSILKAVKAGAFWDLTKELGDFSKYPNFKKYTNQNAWVLSKVNGENYFIPRTRGNLDSALFIRQDWLDKLHLKVPTTLDEFEHVMKVIAHSDPDGNGKIDTIGMVPVPGYFAAAFGTRDPVRDSSGGIIPMNLTSNYADYVQYMRDLYADGAIPKEFALINGTQQQEMFTTGRSAAFVKNAWHKYDMEQELQKTQPGAKLTLIPYLKGPKGYAHIYDLGYFGGMAISKKVDEAKMKRILQFFNAMTDEKYYNFVNFGIEGVDYTMEDGFPKLTDLGKKEVNSSFNAPFIFSTAEFAKVDSPLAPMSYNLQTREEMKALYNIDAKVELFNVLQSDSWSNAWSRVQDEFDSMEAKAISGAISMDEFKAYQQKLLKDPDVIRSFAEFATSYNQFFPSQN; this is translated from the coding sequence ATGAGAAAAAGTTACTGGGCAAGCGTGCTGCTGGCGCTGTCCGTATTGGCTTCGGCCTGCAGCCAGACGCCGGCGAATACGCCCGGCTCCTCGGAAGTCAAGGAAACGAACGGGCAGGGCGCGGCAGCGGAGAACGGCAAGCAGGAGAAACCGCTCGTTCTCAAAGGAATGGCCAATCTCTACCAGCAGGCGCCTGCCAAGGACAGCGATTTCTGGAAGAGCATGGAGAAGGAGTTTAACGTCGATTACTCGGTGGACTGGGTGCCGGCGGACAATTACCAGCAGAAGCTGGACCTCGTTCTGGCGTCGGGCGACTTGCCCGATATTATGCAGGTCACCAGCATCACGGCGCCAAGTATATTAAAAGCGGTTAAGGCCGGGGCTTTCTGGGATTTGACGAAGGAACTGGGCGACTTCAGCAAGTACCCGAACTTCAAGAAATATACCAACCAGAATGCCTGGGTATTAAGCAAGGTGAACGGGGAGAACTATTTCATCCCGCGGACCCGCGGAAATCTCGACTCCGCCTTGTTTATCCGGCAGGACTGGCTCGACAAGCTGCATTTGAAAGTACCCACGACACTCGACGAATTTGAGCATGTCATGAAGGTCATCGCACACAGTGATCCGGACGGCAACGGGAAGATCGATACGATCGGCATGGTTCCGGTTCCCGGTTACTTTGCGGCCGCTTTCGGCACGAGAGATCCTGTCCGGGACAGCAGCGGCGGCATCATTCCTATGAATCTCACCTCCAATTATGCGGATTACGTCCAGTACATGAGAGACCTTTATGCGGACGGAGCGATCCCCAAGGAATTTGCCCTCATTAACGGCACGCAGCAGCAGGAGATGTTCACGACCGGCCGCTCGGCCGCCTTTGTCAAGAACGCGTGGCATAAATACGATATGGAGCAGGAGCTGCAGAAGACGCAGCCGGGGGCTAAGCTGACGCTGATCCCTTATCTGAAAGGACCCAAGGGATATGCGCACATCTACGATCTGGGCTACTTCGGGGGTATGGCGATCTCCAAGAAAGTGGACGAGGCGAAAATGAAGCGGATTTTGCAGTTCTTCAACGCGATGACGGATGAGAAATACTACAACTTCGTTAATTTCGGCATCGAAGGCGTGGATTACACGATGGAGGACGGCTTCCCCAAGCTGACGGACCTCGGCAAGAAGGAAGTCAACAGCTCGTTCAACGCGCCGTTTATTTTCTCCACTGCCGAATTCGCCAAGGTCGACAGCCCGCTGGCCCCGATGTCCTACAATCTTCAAACCAGGGAAGAGATGAAGGCGCTCTATAATATCGACGCCAAAGTGGAATTGTTCAATGTGCTGCAGTCCGATTCGTGGAGTAATGCATGGTCCAGGGTACAGGACGAGTTTGATTCCATGGAAGCGAAAGCGATCTCGGGGGCGATATCCATGGATGAGTTCAAAGCGTACCAGCAAAAGCTGCTGAAAGACCCCGATGTCATCCGGTCCTTTGCGGAATTCGCCACCAGCTACAATCAATTTTTCCCGAGCCAAAACTAA
- a CDS encoding Ger(x)C family spore germination protein: MKAILCIGLLSILLIISGCWDRREINDIAFISGSAIDLTDDGNLVGSVQVALPASGQGSPSGGNAQDRFFVLTGHGKNINQALVAMQKKSSRRLFTAHRSVFFISEAVAKRGIKDMLDYFSHDPRNRLKTYMMVVKGDEARNILQIQYPFEHVPIEAVKEMESFKSELAVTLRDFFIASSSEGIYPVMGVIEPERPSGDMKENNRKLFRLAGVAIFKNFKLVGFLSEKETNGFLWVTNKMKAAMIYADMPKGYGNVSMIITHAKRRITPQLSGKKVKIHLQLQGEGMLVENNTPLDIRQPNNFERVQKALEKSVKSQVQDLLTQVQKRYQADILGFGREIYRNQPKQWKTVQEQWDHIFAEADVSITVNLQLRGSGMGNRPLHLNEKEIKK; this comes from the coding sequence ATGAAGGCGATCCTATGTATCGGTCTGCTTTCCATACTGTTGATCATAAGCGGTTGTTGGGACCGTAGAGAAATCAATGATATTGCGTTTATTTCAGGCTCGGCAATCGACTTAACGGATGATGGTAACCTTGTAGGCTCCGTCCAAGTCGCACTTCCTGCTTCCGGCCAGGGTAGTCCTAGCGGAGGGAACGCGCAAGACAGGTTTTTTGTCCTAACCGGTCATGGAAAAAATATAAATCAAGCGCTCGTTGCGATGCAGAAAAAAAGTTCGCGCAGGTTATTTACCGCTCATCGCAGTGTTTTTTTTATAAGCGAAGCGGTCGCTAAACGCGGGATAAAGGATATGCTCGATTACTTCTCACACGATCCGCGTAATCGGTTAAAAACCTATATGATGGTTGTAAAGGGGGACGAAGCGCGTAACATTTTGCAAATTCAGTACCCGTTTGAACATGTGCCAATCGAAGCCGTAAAGGAAATGGAAAGCTTTAAGAGTGAATTGGCGGTGACGCTGCGGGATTTTTTCATCGCGTCGTCCAGCGAGGGGATTTATCCGGTCATGGGGGTCATCGAACCGGAGAGACCATCGGGAGATATGAAAGAAAACAATCGTAAATTATTTCGGCTGGCGGGAGTGGCAATCTTCAAAAATTTTAAATTAGTCGGTTTTCTGAGTGAAAAAGAAACAAACGGATTTCTTTGGGTGACTAACAAGATGAAAGCTGCCATGATTTATGCAGATATGCCGAAAGGTTACGGAAATGTAAGTATGATCATCACCCATGCAAAACGCAGGATTACTCCCCAGCTAAGCGGTAAAAAGGTCAAAATCCATCTTCAGTTACAAGGGGAGGGAATGCTTGTCGAAAATAATACGCCTCTCGATATCAGACAGCCAAATAATTTTGAACGGGTGCAAAAGGCACTGGAGAAATCGGTTAAGAGCCAAGTCCAAGATTTACTAACCCAGGTCCAAAAGCGATACCAGGCCGATATTCTGGGCTTCGGCCGGGAAATTTACCGGAATCAGCCCAAACAATGGAAAACGGTGCAAGAGCAATGGGATCATATATTTGCCGAAGCTGACGTCTCCATAACGGTAAACCTGCAGTTACGGGGATCCGGGATGGGAAACAGACCTCTGCATTTGAATGAAAAGGAGATCAAGAAATGA
- a CDS encoding sensor histidine kinase — protein sequence MLGKVNHLKLKSQLLILIGLSISIIILLQTISLSWFGSINRRNYSEFLKDASNQLVTKAVSFTTDIDNIATITSYNHITNQFINTQRIDELLRFRNNMELMIESIMLSNRSISDILITDLDMINIGAYRSEDFWVLSEIKRRYLNGEIRMDQPTHYVLDDPEHGRVFYVCVTKSFSSLITGVPFFTVVIYNADSFISTISSLQSNYNSLFIIADTGGNIVASNRKHFEEKDKKLIRAALTAKKTASLSGGFSSSEHSLVYQRSIRDLNWRVIGIIPNVEIDKDLFALKQFAFLMGIVIVAVLTAFGFAIYRSLATPIIKMARFMNSIGQNYSSQRLVLNKANEISLLARALNKMLDNIDAMTGAVVASQEKLYKAELAKKRAQFSAFQSQVNPHFLYNTLDCIRGIALTRGVPEISEIATAMAKIFRYSIKENNDVKVGDEIGCIKEYIKIIQIRQRNRFVIRYEIEEKIMDGLIPKMILQPLVENAVFHGLEQKKGAGTLIIGGYTAGSSTIRFTIEDDGKGMSAEVLAEIRNSLAAGDPLEDEPGGTKKRGLGIVNIDRRIKLLYGRSYGLSISSMEQQGTKVIIELPYAGEHQNSSETPENRPS from the coding sequence ATGCTGGGAAAAGTAAACCATCTCAAGTTAAAATCTCAGCTTTTGATTTTAATCGGCCTTTCGATCAGTATCATTATTTTGCTTCAGACCATATCTCTAAGCTGGTTCGGCTCGATAAACCGGCGGAACTATTCGGAATTTCTAAAAGACGCCTCAAACCAGCTTGTTACGAAAGCGGTTTCATTCACGACCGACATTGACAATATTGCGACGATTACCTCCTATAACCATATAACCAACCAATTTATCAATACCCAGCGGATCGATGAGCTGCTGAGGTTCAGGAATAACATGGAGCTGATGATCGAGTCCATTATGCTCTCGAACAGAAGCATCAGCGACATTCTGATTACCGACCTCGATATGATTAATATCGGCGCCTATCGCAGTGAGGATTTCTGGGTGCTGAGCGAAATAAAGAGACGCTACCTGAACGGTGAAATCCGGATGGACCAGCCTACTCATTATGTGCTGGACGACCCTGAGCATGGCAGGGTGTTTTATGTGTGCGTAACCAAATCGTTCAGCTCCTTGATAACGGGCGTTCCGTTTTTTACCGTTGTCATTTACAACGCGGACAGTTTCATCAGTACCATCTCCAGCCTGCAGTCCAATTACAATTCGCTCTTTATCATTGCCGATACCGGGGGCAATATTGTGGCTTCGAATCGTAAGCATTTCGAGGAAAAGGACAAGAAGCTGATCCGGGCAGCGCTGACCGCCAAGAAGACGGCAAGTCTGTCGGGAGGGTTCAGCAGCAGTGAACATTCCCTCGTCTATCAAAGGTCGATCCGTGATCTGAACTGGCGTGTGATCGGAATTATTCCGAATGTCGAGATCGATAAAGATTTGTTCGCACTGAAGCAGTTTGCTTTCCTCATGGGCATTGTCATCGTTGCCGTCCTGACGGCCTTCGGATTTGCCATTTATAGAAGCCTTGCCACGCCAATCATCAAGATGGCCCGATTTATGAATTCGATCGGTCAAAACTACAGCAGCCAGCGGCTCGTCCTGAATAAAGCCAACGAAATCAGCCTGCTGGCGAGAGCATTGAACAAAATGCTGGATAATATCGATGCCATGACGGGCGCCGTGGTCGCCTCCCAAGAAAAGCTGTACAAGGCGGAGCTGGCCAAGAAGCGTGCGCAGTTCTCCGCTTTCCAAAGTCAGGTCAACCCGCATTTTTTGTATAACACGCTGGACTGTATCAGAGGTATTGCTTTAACCCGGGGAGTTCCTGAGATTTCCGAGATTGCGACCGCCATGGCGAAAATTTTCAGATACAGCATCAAGGAAAACAACGATGTGAAGGTGGGCGACGAGATCGGATGCATCAAAGAATACATCAAAATCATTCAAATCCGGCAGAGAAACCGGTTTGTCATCCGATATGAGATCGAGGAAAAGATCATGGACGGCTTGATTCCGAAAATGATTTTGCAGCCGCTTGTGGAAAATGCCGTGTTCCACGGTCTCGAGCAGAAGAAGGGAGCGGGAACGCTGATTATTGGAGGATATACGGCCGGCAGCAGCACCATACGGTTTACGATCGAAGACGACGGGAAAGGCATGAGCGCGGAAGTGCTGGCGGAGATCAGAAACAGCTTGGCCGCAGGTGATCCTCTGGAGGACGAACCCGGAGGAACGAAGAAGAGAGGCTTGGGCATCGTGAACATCGACAGGCGGATTAAACTGCTTTATGGCCGTTCATATGGACTTTCGATCAGCAGCATGGAGCAGCAAGGAACCAAAGTGATTATCGAGCTGCCTTATGCGGGCGAACACCAAAATTCGTCCGAAACTCCCGAAAACCGTCCATCTTAA
- a CDS encoding response regulator transcription factor: protein MYRVLLVDDEIWCLEGMRKLVDWERLGFTVTAQATDASEAFDLICRTKPDVVFTDIRMPEMSGIELLNKTRQAGIESEIVIVSGFAEFEYAQEALRRGAFDYQLKPVDPEEARLLLQKLKQHLDRKQAESVNIWRELSPVSGNPLEMLKTRGFVPIGDYWRVLMLTGSGSWGSEQFASLFPSLHHHAIPAGDTRTLLLLNGDKPPEDQEIFPILDGWSRKRGVLAGCSGVAAGIEHLGRLIREASMAALQTFLGGKTGAVIFTAAGSAGLENLLRKTEKLLWVNNDAEICSVLSTIPDLFQKENLGIYHAVYLWNRFAILVGRRLKCRSSGAEADFLDYEELVNRFGSLASMCRAMKAVIQKVCSPIEEPARQPAYNDKFIALLEHVNQNYDKELSLSELADKYYLNMSYCSELFRKATGYTFRYYVTKLRMESAAELMKSGKYSVDRVSCMTGYQDYYYFCKTFKKFYGITPYQFTAKSCP from the coding sequence ATGTATCGCGTACTCTTAGTTGACGACGAGATCTGGTGCCTGGAAGGCATGCGAAAACTGGTTGACTGGGAAAGATTGGGGTTTACCGTGACCGCTCAGGCGACCGACGCCTCGGAAGCATTCGATCTCATCTGCAGGACCAAGCCCGATGTCGTCTTCACCGATATCCGAATGCCTGAAATGTCGGGTATCGAACTGCTGAACAAGACGAGGCAGGCTGGAATCGAGAGCGAGATTGTTATTGTAAGCGGCTTTGCCGAATTTGAATACGCGCAGGAAGCGCTGCGCCGCGGCGCATTCGACTACCAGCTGAAGCCTGTCGATCCGGAGGAGGCCCGGCTGCTGCTGCAAAAGCTGAAGCAGCACCTGGACCGGAAGCAGGCTGAAAGCGTGAATATATGGAGGGAACTGTCGCCCGTTTCCGGCAATCCGCTCGAGATGCTGAAGACAAGGGGCTTCGTGCCGATTGGCGACTATTGGCGGGTTCTCATGCTCACAGGGAGCGGCTCCTGGGGAAGCGAACAATTCGCGTCGTTATTTCCGTCCCTCCATCATCATGCCATCCCGGCCGGCGATACTCGAACGCTGCTGCTTTTGAACGGCGACAAGCCGCCGGAAGATCAGGAGATCTTCCCGATTCTGGACGGCTGGTCCCGGAAGCGCGGAGTCCTGGCTGGATGCAGCGGCGTCGCGGCTGGGATCGAGCATCTGGGAAGGCTGATTCGGGAGGCAAGCATGGCGGCGCTCCAAACCTTTCTCGGCGGAAAAACCGGAGCCGTCATCTTCACCGCAGCCGGCAGCGCCGGACTGGAGAACCTCCTCAGGAAGACGGAAAAATTACTATGGGTGAACAACGATGCGGAAATTTGCTCGGTATTAAGCACCATCCCGGATCTTTTTCAGAAGGAAAATCTCGGAATCTATCATGCCGTCTACTTGTGGAACCGGTTCGCCATCCTGGTCGGCAGGAGGTTGAAATGCCGTTCCTCCGGAGCCGAAGCCGACTTTCTGGACTATGAAGAGCTGGTCAACCGCTTTGGGAGCTTGGCCTCGATGTGCCGCGCGATGAAGGCCGTCATTCAGAAGGTATGCAGTCCCATTGAAGAGCCGGCCCGGCAGCCGGCCTACAATGACAAATTTATCGCCCTGCTTGAGCATGTGAACCAGAATTACGACAAAGAGCTTTCCTTGAGCGAGCTGGCGGATAAATACTACCTGAACATGAGCTATTGCAGCGAATTGTTCAGGAAAGCGACAGGTTATACATTTCGCTATTATGTCACCAAGCTGCGGATGGAGTCGGCTGCAGAGCTGATGAAGTCCGGAAAATATTCGGTCGACAGGGTCAGCTGCATGACAGGGTATCAGGATTACTACTATTTCTGCAAAACATTTAAAAAATTTTACGGCATCACACCGTACCAATTTACAGCGAAATCGTGCCCTTAG
- a CDS encoding ABC transporter permease — translation MSQTGSVNGAKPGFKRQWEKRKGMYVKYRYVYLLVMPGLLYFLLFKIAPMWGLLIAFKDFSPFRGIWGSPWVGFHYFEQFFTSAYFYIMLRNTLVISLMNLVFYFPAPILLALLINEIRSNTFKRLNQTIIYMPHFLSWVVITGITFFMLSSDVGLVNKFIVHAGGEPAAFLSNPKLFWWVLLAQNTWKEVGWGTILFLAAITQIDPSQYEAATMDGATRMQKLLYITIPSILPTIIVLFILRLGQVMDVGFEQVLLMSNPFVRDVAEVFDTYSYNQGINQGNFSVAVTVGIFKSFAGLVMVVLSNRFVKKMGHTGIY, via the coding sequence ATGAGCCAAACAGGCAGCGTGAACGGCGCGAAGCCCGGCTTTAAACGGCAATGGGAGAAGCGAAAAGGGATGTATGTGAAATATCGGTACGTCTACTTATTGGTCATGCCGGGACTTCTGTATTTTCTTCTATTTAAAATCGCTCCGATGTGGGGACTGCTCATCGCGTTTAAAGATTTCAGTCCCTTTCGAGGGATATGGGGCAGTCCGTGGGTGGGATTTCACTATTTTGAGCAATTTTTTACCAGCGCCTATTTTTATATCATGCTTCGCAATACGCTGGTCATCAGCCTGATGAATCTCGTTTTTTATTTTCCGGCTCCCATCCTGCTTGCGCTGCTCATCAACGAAATTCGTTCGAATACGTTTAAACGGCTGAATCAAACGATTATCTATATGCCTCATTTTCTATCGTGGGTCGTCATTACGGGGATCACCTTCTTCATGCTCAGCTCGGACGTAGGGCTGGTCAACAAGTTTATTGTGCATGCCGGCGGGGAGCCTGCAGCCTTCCTCTCCAACCCGAAATTGTTCTGGTGGGTGCTGCTGGCCCAGAATACCTGGAAGGAGGTCGGATGGGGGACGATTCTGTTCCTGGCGGCGATCACGCAGATCGATCCTTCTCAGTACGAAGCGGCGACCATGGACGGGGCTACCCGCATGCAGAAGCTGCTGTACATTACCATTCCATCGATACTGCCTACCATTATCGTGCTTTTTATTCTGCGACTCGGTCAGGTCATGGATGTGGGCTTCGAGCAGGTGCTGCTGATGAGCAATCCGTTCGTAAGGGATGTTGCCGAGGTTTTCGATACGTATTCGTATAATCAGGGGATTAATCAAGGGAACTTCAGCGTCGCGGTGACGGTCGGCATTTTCAAGAGTTTCGCCGGGCTCGTCATGGTCGTCTTGTCCAACCGTTTTGTCAAAAAAATGGGGCACACCGGTATCTATTAA
- a CDS encoding carbohydrate ABC transporter permease has protein sequence MHSQKTSAADIAIYLVTGLISLICIAPFFYIVSVSLTDPSVYVPFKLYLIPEKWSFASYSYILSTWNFIRSAENTLFVTVTGTALNIAFTYTMAYAVTKKEMPHRNLFMGIIIFSLLFNAGIIPNYLLVKDLGLMNSLWALILPVLTNSWSLIVAKSFIDALPDELEDSAKIDGCTEIGTFFRIILPLSKASIATLTLFFAVGHWNTYFSALIYLTDSGKSTLQLYVKSILVDASTSGAGTTGSVDMLNLPSETVRMATVVLAMLPIMAVYPFVQRYFIKGVMLGSIKG, from the coding sequence ATGCACTCCCAAAAAACGTCGGCCGCGGATATCGCCATCTATTTGGTAACCGGCCTGATCTCGTTGATCTGTATTGCGCCCTTCTTTTATATCGTCAGCGTGTCCTTAACCGACCCTTCCGTCTATGTGCCGTTCAAATTGTACCTGATTCCCGAAAAATGGTCGTTTGCCTCCTACTCGTATATTCTCTCGACGTGGAATTTCATCCGTTCGGCGGAAAACACGCTGTTCGTCACCGTAACGGGAACGGCGCTCAATATTGCGTTCACCTACACGATGGCTTATGCGGTGACCAAGAAGGAGATGCCGCACCGGAACTTGTTCATGGGCATCATTATTTTCTCGCTCCTGTTTAACGCGGGGATTATTCCGAATTACCTGCTGGTCAAGGATCTCGGTTTAATGAACAGTCTCTGGGCGCTGATTCTCCCGGTGTTGACGAATTCATGGAGTCTGATCGTGGCCAAAAGCTTCATCGACGCGCTGCCGGATGAGCTTGAGGACTCCGCCAAAATCGACGGATGTACGGAGATCGGGACGTTTTTTCGCATCATTCTTCCGCTCTCCAAGGCTTCCATTGCTACCCTTACGCTGTTCTTCGCGGTCGGGCATTGGAATACGTACTTCAGCGCGCTGATCTATCTCACCGATTCCGGGAAGAGCACCCTGCAGCTGTACGTGAAATCGATCTTGGTCGACGCTTCGACAAGCGGTGCAGGTACAACGGGTTCGGTGGATATGCTGAATCTCCCGTCCGAGACGGTGCGAATGGCCACGGTCGTACTGGCTATGCTTCCGATTATGGCCGTATATCCTTTTGTTCAGCGGTATTTCATCAAAGGCGTTATGCTCGGTTCCATCAAGGGCTGA
- a CDS encoding MBL fold metallo-hydrolase, protein MASIKWDILTIGHLSRNKFWGESEQQAYRSPRCTCTLIQTEGQIILVDPGCPPEDMDKVVNQRTGLHVEDIGTVFLTHFHGDHRYGIEAFPHAHWLMAANEVEDWNQLVSQDSPERKILDRIEPVGGCIAPGIQLLATPGHTSGHTSLLFTSKGRQVVIAADAAMTQDFFETDQYYFNTVDPESAVKSIQLIKKCADIVVPGHDNYFLQQRA, encoded by the coding sequence ATGGCATCTATCAAGTGGGACATTTTAACCATTGGACATCTTAGCCGAAATAAGTTCTGGGGCGAATCGGAACAACAAGCGTATAGGTCTCCACGATGTACATGTACTTTGATTCAAACGGAAGGACAAATAATCCTTGTAGATCCCGGTTGTCCGCCTGAGGACATGGATAAAGTCGTAAATCAACGAACAGGTCTTCACGTGGAAGATATTGGAACAGTATTCCTGACACACTTTCATGGGGATCACCGATATGGTATCGAAGCATTCCCGCATGCTCATTGGTTAATGGCTGCTAACGAAGTAGAGGATTGGAATCAGCTCGTCTCACAAGACAGTCCGGAACGTAAAATCCTGGATCGGATCGAGCCTGTCGGCGGCTGTATTGCTCCCGGCATTCAATTGCTGGCAACTCCAGGTCATACATCAGGCCATACTTCCCTGTTATTTACTTCTAAAGGCAGACAAGTAGTGATTGCGGCGGATGCTGCGATGACCCAGGACTTTTTTGAAACCGATCAATATTACTTTAATACGGTTGACCCTGAATCAGCAGTTAAGTCCATTCAATTGATTAAAAAATGCGCGGATATTGTGGTACCTGGACATGACAACTACTTCTTGCAGCAAAGGGCATAG